In Zingiber officinale cultivar Zhangliang chromosome 6A, Zo_v1.1, whole genome shotgun sequence, a single genomic region encodes these proteins:
- the LOC121996759 gene encoding uncharacterized membrane protein At4g09580-like, with protein MGRNSKFPLSRCEVAAAVGVVASLGLGLAAVYFSMPSSDYSFLKLPRTLEDIQDLRDNLESYTSDYTIQVLVGYCTVYIFMQTFMIPGTIFMSLLAGALFGVVRGVALVVFAATAGASSCYFLSYLIGRPLVFSLWPDKLSFFQKQVARRREKLLNYMLFLRVTPTLPNTFINVASPIVDVPYHIFFLATIIGLIPAAYVTVRAGIAIGELRSVADLYDFQAIATLFLIGIVSVTPTLISRSQALDNA; from the exons ATGGGGCGGAATTCCAAGTTCCCCTTGTCGAGATGCGAGGTGGCGGCGGCTGTCGGCGTTGTGGCCAGCCTGGGATTGGGCTTGGCGGCCGTCTACTTTTCCATGCCGTCCTCCGACTACAGTTTCCTCAAATTGCCCCGCACGCTTGAAGATATCCAGGATTTGAG GGACAATCTTGAGAGTTATACAAGTGACTACACCATACAGGTTCTAGTGGGCTACTGCACAGTCTACATTTTTATGCAAACTTTCATGATTCCAGGGACAATTTTTATGTCTCTTCTAGCCGGTGCACTTTTTGGAGTTGTGCGTGGTGTAGCCCTGGTTGTCTTTGCGGCAACAGCCGGTGCATCCTCATGCTATTTCCTGTCATATTTAATAGGACGGCCCTTGGTCTTCTCATTGTGGCCAGACaagctaagtttctttcaaaAACAG GTGGCTAGAAGAAGAGAGAAGTTGTTAAATTACATGCTTTTTCTCAGAGTTACTCCAACACTGCCAAATACTTTCATCAATGTCGCTTCACCCATTGTTGATGTCCCTTATCACATCTTCTTCCTGGCTACCATCATCGGGCTAATTCCAGCTGCTTATGTCACAGTCAGG GCTGGAATTGCTATCGGAGAGCTTCGATCGGTAGCAGACCTTTACGATTTCCAAGCAATAGCAACACTATTCTTAATAGGGATTGTTTCAGTGACCCCCACTCTGATAAGCAGAAGTCAAGCCCTAGATAATGCATAG